In one Rhopalosiphum padi isolate XX-2018 chromosome 3, ASM2088224v1, whole genome shotgun sequence genomic region, the following are encoded:
- the LOC132925725 gene encoding KRAB-A domain-containing protein 2-like, whose amino-acid sequence MENKFKAAIDKIVSSKKRGDNIFYFSFEEYNNKIQKIKELKIGTLKKTVTNKRLIRKYDVVSIGGKEKLIKPIVDNESDVLYYVTVDELFEVIHAAHLSVGHGGRNRMMAVLKTKYCNVTTEAVMAYLGLCSNCQVKQSNPKRGLVTKPILHSAFNSRAQIDLIDMQSQNYNNYRYIMNYQDHLTKFVILKPLKTKRAEEIALNLIDIYTIFGAPAILHSDNGREFVNSIITNLNEMWGDIKIVHGKPRHSQTQGSIERANRDVEEILASWMTDNKSKDWPMALKFVQFQKNRALNSGIGRSPYEAMFGCTARTGLASVGIPYDEIEKLKSEEDIEELFNNSNHSDHINAVEDDLVSVGDLENEVNLETENDLRNTKDIDKRIEKIKDQRQKSVICLEKQASKMLRLTNEKFSKLDVGTTVRVPIPDVDRARGSPRNLLAVIISCENDMYKLCTEYGVLKHKYTRAQISPCKEKFLELDEAMKKIKDREITLREAAGHGIAGHQGFNRCNCKTGCGTKKCACNAAEMLCSSKCHGNQNCTNK is encoded by the exons atggAGAACAAATTTAAAGCAGCAATTGACAAAATTGTCAGCAGTAAAAAGAGAggtgacaatatattttattttagttttgaagaATACAACAACaagattcaaaaaataaaagaattaaaaattggaACACTAAAAAAAACGGTAACGAATAAAAGACTTATACGTAAATATGATGTTGTGTCAATTGGGGGAaaagaaaaattgattaaaCCTATAGTTGATAATGAATCTGACGTTTTATATTACGTCACAGTAGACGAGTTGTTTGAAGTAATTCATGCCGCACATTTATCAGTAGGGCATGGTGGTAGAAATAGGATGATGGCtgtgttaaaaacaaaatattgtaatgtgaCAACGGAGGCAGTTATGGCATATTTAGGTTTATGCAGTAATTGTCAAGTAAAACAATCAAATCCGAAAAGAGGGCTTGTGACAAAACCAATTCTACATTCCGCATTTAATTCAAGAGCGCAAATTGATTTGATTGACATGCAATctcaaaactataataattatcgctATATAATGAATTATCAAGATCATTTAacgaaatttgttattttaaaacctCTGAAGACAAAAAGGGCCGAAGAAATCGCTTTAAATTTGAtagatatttatacaatatttggtGCACCCGCTATACTCCACTCGGATAATGGTCGTGAGTTTGTTAAttctattataacaaatttaaatgaaatgtgGGGAGACATCAAAATTGTGCATGGCAAGCCTCGTCATAGCCAGACCCAAGGATCAATTGAACGCGCGAATAGGGACGTTGAAGAAATTTTGGCTTCTTGGATGACTGATAATAAATCAAAAGACTGGCCAATGGCATTAAAATTTGtgcaatttcaaaaaaatcggGCTTTGAACTCAG gtattggAAGATCACCATACGAGGCGATGTTTGGTTGTACAGCGAGAACAGGGTTAGCTTCAGTAGGGATACCTTACGATGAAATAGAAAAACTTAAGTCAGAAGAGGATATTGAAGAACTATTTAATAACAGCAACCATTCAGATCATATTAATGCAGTAGAAGACGATTTAGTCAGTGTTGGAGATCTTGAAAATGAAGTAAACTTGGAGACTGAAAATGATTTAAGAAATACTAAAgacatag ATAAAaggattgaaaaaattaaagacCAACGACAAAAATCGGTTATCTGTCTTGAAAAACAAGCGTCAAAAATGTTGAGATTGACTAACGAAAAATTTTCAAAGCTTGATGTCGGTACAACTGTTCGTGTCCCAATACCAGATGTCGATAGAGCACGAGGTTCTCCGCGTAATTTACTTGCTGTTATTATTTCATGCGAAAATgacatgtataaattat GTACAGAATATGGGGTGTTGAAACACAAATATACACGAGCACAAATTTCTCCGTGTAAAGAAAAATTTCTAGAGCTAGATGAAgccatgaaaaaaattaaagacagGGAAATAACATTAAGAGAAGCCGCAGGACACGGAATAGCTGGTCATCAAGGATTTAATCGATGCAACTGCAAAACTGGTTGTGGTACTAAAAAATGTGCTTGCAATGCAGCGGAAATGTTGTGCAGTTCAAAATGTCATGGAAAccaaaattgtacaaataaataa